One segment of Rosa chinensis cultivar Old Blush chromosome 6, RchiOBHm-V2, whole genome shotgun sequence DNA contains the following:
- the LOC112168883 gene encoding GDSL esterase/lipase At5g18430 — MAKSKLMMLFVSFCLLSVFSASEVAPPAAIFIFGDSTVDVGTNTLLLQSGARADFSPNGVDFPYSVPTGRFSNGLNSADQIVKLFGRRKSPPPFLYAASHMSTFKRNILQGVNFASAGSGIFQDTGIKRWTEVVSLGNQIQQFAAVRGNFTEIVGFKTTDTVLSKSLFIISIGSNDLFELVEYFPNATDLFKAEHMERLQLTYKNHLKNLYKLGARKFGIISVPPIGCCPYARVQPNVDPSVCVKELNKLAQTFFIETHALLRKLSSDLKGMRYSLGNAYEMTMSIIQDPLAFVFNLLGFKDVQSACCGYGRLNGEKACVTIFDPNLCSNRQEFLFWDLYHPTEFASQLAARTLYGAGTRYMTPMNFSQLVASY; from the exons ATGGCAAAGTCGAAGCTGATGAtgctttttgtttcattttgtttgttATCTGTGTTTAGTGCATCTGAGGTAGCTCCGCCTGCGGCCATTTTCATATTTGGAGACTCAACTGTGGATGTTGGCACCAATACCTTGTTGCTCCAAAGTGGAGCAAGGGCTGATTTCTCTCCAAATGGggttgattttccttattctgtGCCTACTGGGAGGTTCAGCAATGGCCTTAACAGCGCTGACCAAATCG TGAAACTATTTGGACGCCGGAAAAGTCCACCACCTTTCTTGTATGCCGCGAGTCATATGTCCACTTTTAAAAGGAATATACTGCAGGGAGTCAACTTTGCTTCAGCAGGAAGTGGCATCTTCCAAGACACGGGGATAAAAAGATGG ACAGAAGTTGTGTCACTGGGAAATCAGATCCAACAATTTGCAGCGGTGCGTGGAAATTTCACAGAGATAGTTGGTTTCAAAACAACTGATACCGTGCTTTCCAAGTCTTTGTTCATCATCAGTATCGGAAGCAACGATCTTTTCGAATTAGTTGAGTACTTTCCAAATGCCACGGACTTGTTTAAAGCGGAACACATGGAACGTCTTCAACTAACGTATAAGAACCATTTGAAG AATTTATACAAGCTGGGAGCTCGGAAATTCGGGATTATAAGTGTTCCTCCAATTGGATGTTGTCCATATGCCCGTGTTCAACCAAATGTCGACCCTAGTGTTTGTGTGAAGGAactaaacaagcttgctcaaaCATTTTTCATAGAAACACACGCTCTCCTGCGGAAATTGAGCTCGGATTTGAAAGGGATGAGGTATTCACTTGGAAATGCCTATGAAATGACCATGAGTATCATTCAAGACCCATTAGCCTTTG TTTTCAATTTGCTAGGGTTTAAGGACGTTCAATCAGCCTGCTGTGGTTACGGGAGGTTAAATGGAGAAAAAGCATGCGTTACAATTTTTGACCCCAACCTTTGTTCGAATCGTCAGGAGTTCCTATTCTGGGACTTGTATCATCCTACTGAGTTTGCGTCGCAACTAGCAGCACGAACACTTTATGGTGCAGGAACAAGATATATGACACCCATGAACTTCAGTCAGTTGGTGGCTAGCTATTGA